In Paenibacillus sonchi, a single genomic region encodes these proteins:
- a CDS encoding GntP family permease, translated as MEIIGSIGIILGVIAIILFALKEIHITVAAPLATLIVVLLNQMDIVTFMLGSESGNFMGALGNYIVKFFAIFLLGAILAKFMEESGATISIADFILKKFGTQNPYRVLVAIFIVAVILTYGGISLFVVMFAVIPLARTLFKKLDIAWNLIQIPVWLGIGTVTMTILPGTPAIQNVIPIQFLGTSLVAAAIPSIAGALGCTAFGLFYMKYCLNKSLKAGETYATYADDVEESKAERELPGFFASILPLVTLIIIAVLGSTFGNEFVRKNVIYVALMVAILLAVALFNKHIPDKIRTLSIGASGSIAPIFATASAVAFGSVLMAAPGFEFFSNLITSIPGDPLISLTVLTACISAITGSSSGTLGIVMPNFTDFYLNAGIHPELIHRVAAIASNITTLVPQSGVLLTFLALTKLNHKNGFKEAFITVTVGCAIAVVIVIVLGKFML; from the coding sequence ATGGAAATTATAGGATCAATAGGAATTATATTAGGGGTTATAGCCATCATCCTTTTTGCCCTAAAAGAAATTCATATTACAGTGGCTGCCCCGTTAGCGACATTAATTGTAGTTCTTTTAAATCAAATGGATATTGTCACCTTTATGCTGGGTTCGGAGAGCGGCAATTTTATGGGGGCTCTCGGGAACTACATTGTGAAATTTTTTGCGATTTTCCTGCTCGGAGCCATATTAGCTAAGTTTATGGAGGAAAGCGGAGCGACAATCTCGATTGCCGATTTTATATTGAAGAAATTCGGCACCCAGAACCCGTATCGGGTACTTGTAGCCATTTTTATTGTTGCCGTTATATTAACTTACGGAGGAATTAGCCTTTTTGTAGTTATGTTTGCAGTCATTCCACTGGCACGCACGTTGTTTAAAAAGCTGGACATCGCTTGGAATTTAATCCAAATTCCAGTATGGCTTGGGATCGGAACGGTTACCATGACTATATTGCCGGGAACTCCGGCTATCCAGAATGTCATTCCCATTCAGTTTTTAGGAACTTCTCTAGTGGCAGCGGCCATACCAAGTATAGCGGGGGCTCTCGGGTGTACCGCATTTGGTCTCTTCTATATGAAGTACTGTCTGAACAAGAGCCTAAAAGCTGGAGAAACTTATGCAACCTATGCTGACGATGTAGAGGAAAGCAAGGCTGAAAGAGAATTACCCGGTTTTTTTGCAAGTATTTTACCGCTTGTTACATTAATTATTATTGCTGTTTTAGGCAGTACTTTTGGTAATGAATTTGTTCGCAAGAATGTTATTTATGTGGCATTAATGGTGGCTATTTTACTAGCAGTAGCGCTGTTTAATAAACATATTCCTGATAAGATCCGTACATTAAGTATTGGGGCGAGCGGCTCCATTGCCCCTATTTTTGCTACGGCTTCAGCAGTAGCTTTTGGTTCCGTGCTGATGGCTGCACCAGGATTTGAATTTTTCTCGAATTTAATTACTTCTATACCAGGTGACCCCTTAATAAGCTTGACTGTACTAACGGCATGTATATCGGCAATTACAGGATCTTCTTCCGGAACCTTGGGGATCGTGATGCCCAACTTTACCGACTTTTATCTCAATGCCGGCATCCATCCGGAATTAATTCACCGTGTAGCAGCGATCGCTTCGAATATTACAACACTTGTTCCACAAAGCGGCGTTCTCTTAACATTCTTAGCTTTGACAAAATTAAACCATAAAAACGGATTTAAGGAAGCGTTCATCACGGTGACCGTCGGGTGTGCGATTGCGGTTGTCATTGTAATAGTACTAGGGAAATTTATGTTGTAA
- the thyX gene encoding FAD-dependent thymidylate synthase, translating to MILHINVLDKGYVRLVNHMGSDLTVVNAARVSYAKQSEALTEKDIRLIRFLAREGHTSPFRHAVLQLEIYAPLMVARQWWKYIVGSAHYEGTGDSLEAWNESSRRYITEEPAFYIPSAGQWRGAPENSKQGSGGLVAWELGEKYTRELMEYTQLGIQKYEAALADGICAEQARLFLAAYGLYVRWYWTASLQSVAHFLNQRLEHDAQQEIQDYAKAILNIVKTLFPVATEELLTRQQA from the coding sequence ATGATTTTGCATATTAACGTACTGGACAAAGGGTATGTCCGCTTGGTTAACCATATGGGCAGCGATCTGACCGTTGTGAATGCGGCGCGCGTATCCTACGCCAAACAATCTGAAGCACTGACGGAAAAAGATATCCGGCTGATTCGGTTTCTCGCACGGGAAGGACACACTTCTCCCTTCAGACACGCCGTACTCCAACTGGAAATCTATGCTCCGCTCATGGTCGCCAGGCAGTGGTGGAAATACATAGTAGGTTCAGCCCATTATGAGGGCACTGGAGACAGTCTGGAGGCATGGAATGAATCCAGCCGCAGGTATATTACGGAGGAACCCGCTTTTTACATCCCTTCTGCCGGACAGTGGAGAGGAGCACCCGAGAATTCAAAACAAGGCAGCGGCGGTCTGGTGGCCTGGGAGCTTGGCGAAAAATATACGCGGGAACTTATGGAGTACACCCAGTTGGGCATTCAGAAATACGAAGCCGCTTTGGCCGATGGCATCTGCGCCGAACAGGCCAGACTGTTCCTTGCGGCTTACGGCCTCTATGTGCGTTGGTATTGGACGGCCTCTCTGCAGTCCGTTGCCCATTTCCTGAACCAGCGGCTGGAGCATGATGCCCAGCAAGAGATCCAGGACTATGCGAAAGCCATTCTGAATATCGTGAAAACCTTGTTCCCGGTAGCCACAGAAGAGCTGCTGACCAGACAACAGGCCTAG
- a CDS encoding NUDIX domain-containing protein translates to MAVAFIFNEHREVLFLQKKPTSAFLPGMLVPIGGHMESGEFSDPMRACLREIQEETGLGEHELAALKLRYIVHRMKDEREIRIQYIFTGEAAAGSELVESEEGRLLWVDCSTVSSRHVSASTEEVIRHFLKTGIHNHKTYIGTMHGLQGQAAMNWAVLEDWESRVSL, encoded by the coding sequence ATGGCCGTAGCATTCATATTCAATGAACACAGGGAAGTGTTATTTCTGCAAAAAAAGCCAACCAGCGCCTTTCTTCCAGGAATGCTTGTTCCCATCGGAGGGCATATGGAAAGCGGTGAGTTCAGCGATCCGATGCGGGCCTGCCTTAGAGAGATTCAAGAGGAGACGGGATTGGGGGAACACGAGCTTGCAGCTTTGAAACTCCGGTACATCGTGCACCGGATGAAGGATGAGCGCGAGATCCGCATTCAATACATTTTCACAGGAGAGGCAGCGGCAGGCAGCGAACTGGTGGAGAGTGAAGAAGGACGGCTGCTCTGGGTAGACTGCAGCACCGTATCCAGCCGGCATGTCTCAGCCTCAACTGAAGAGGTCATTCGGCACTTTCTTAAGACGGGAATACATAATCACAAAACTTATATTGGCACCATGCACGGTTTGCAGGGACAAGCCGCCATGAACTGGGCGGTGCTGGAGGATTGGGAAAGCAGGGTGAGTCTATGA
- a CDS encoding WecB/TagA/CpsF family glycosyltransferase has translation MIFILAMGAPNSDKWLHKHKGELAGVKLVFGVGGSLDVISGKVKPTPPVWKKLNLEWAHRLLFSPVAKGQKSRWRRQSALPKFVYRTMIRR, from the coding sequence ATGATCTTCATTCTTGCCATGGGTGCCCCCAACTCGGATAAATGGCTTCACAAGCATAAAGGTGAGCTTGCCGGAGTTAAGCTGGTTTTTGGTGTAGGGGGCAGTTTAGATGTGATTTCGGGAAAAGTGAAACCCACGCCGCCTGTGTGGAAAAAGCTTAACCTGGAGTGGGCGCACCGTTTGCTGTTTTCACCCGTTGCCAAGGGACAGAAGTCGCGCTGGCGCAGACAATCCGCACTGCCGAAATTTGTATACCGGACGATGATCCGGAGATGA
- a CDS encoding GNAT family N-acetyltransferase yields MEKEKNNKILGLISLISTGAVDFVRNAFDEQRVTVVYYEESGDNQGVFCLAEDDDCAITYAVFTQTHRIELLLKVIENSIKPYLKADECRELCCNVYGRNRGIIEFIRSLGFASDMEGYQLRYDCGSQISLDEQSELWEREFKPDMLESFIDLFEGAYYSLNQDNGWEVDQYRNNPDTFLRALTGYESAAGVQSFWLQNQLVGACISEGQFIRDVVVAPQYQNCGYGRTILQSCVKRMSGLYPKGYIYLRVAASNTGAKRFYERNHFVECGFFAEHTYPRRTDKAF; encoded by the coding sequence ATGGAGAAAGAGAAAAATAATAAAATATTGGGGCTCATTTCGCTAATTTCAACTGGAGCAGTTGATTTTGTCAGAAATGCTTTTGACGAACAGAGGGTAACGGTTGTGTACTATGAAGAATCCGGGGATAATCAGGGCGTGTTCTGTTTGGCAGAGGATGACGATTGCGCCATCACTTACGCTGTTTTTACTCAAACGCACCGGATCGAATTATTGTTAAAAGTGATAGAAAATAGTATTAAGCCCTACCTGAAAGCGGATGAGTGCAGAGAATTGTGCTGTAATGTATACGGTAGAAATAGAGGGATTATTGAATTTATAAGATCGCTTGGTTTTGCCTCAGATATGGAAGGGTATCAGCTCAGGTATGACTGTGGCTCGCAGATTTCCTTGGACGAACAGTCTGAATTATGGGAACGGGAGTTCAAGCCGGATATGCTGGAGTCGTTCATTGATTTATTTGAGGGAGCTTATTATTCATTAAATCAAGACAATGGCTGGGAAGTAGATCAATACCGGAACAATCCGGATACCTTTTTGAGGGCACTTACCGGATATGAGTCAGCTGCAGGGGTGCAATCATTTTGGTTGCAGAATCAATTAGTGGGTGCATGTATTTCAGAAGGACAATTTATCCGCGATGTCGTTGTAGCCCCACAATACCAAAATTGCGGGTATGGGCGAACCATTTTGCAGAGTTGTGTTAAACGCATGAGCGGCTTGTATCCCAAGGGGTATATCTATCTTCGGGTGGCTGCAAGCAACACAGGGGCCAAACGGTTCTACGAAAGAAATCATTTCGTTGAGTGCGGTTTTTTTGCTGAGCATACCTACCCCCGTCGGACTGATAAAGCGTTTTGA
- a CDS encoding GNAT family N-acetyltransferase, whose amino-acid sequence MIRLCEKKDEENMYRIINDAAKAYQGVIPADRYHEPYMSRDELVHEIQNGVVFWGFEDNGELCGVMGIQDKGEVSLIRHAYVRTAQRQGGIGSKLLKHLIERTSKPILIGTWEAADWAISFYIKNGFKLVPAGEKRNLLSKYWNIPERQIETSVVLSNLGGPGR is encoded by the coding sequence ATGATTCGATTGTGTGAGAAGAAGGACGAGGAAAACATGTACCGGATTATCAACGATGCTGCCAAGGCATACCAGGGCGTCATTCCGGCGGACCGGTATCATGAGCCGTACATGAGCAGAGATGAACTTGTTCACGAAATTCAGAATGGGGTCGTCTTTTGGGGATTCGAAGACAATGGGGAGCTGTGTGGTGTGATGGGGATTCAGGATAAAGGCGAGGTGTCTCTAATCAGACATGCCTATGTCCGGACGGCTCAGCGCCAAGGCGGGATTGGAAGCAAGCTGCTAAAGCACCTCATAGAACGTACAAGCAAGCCGATCCTGATCGGCACATGGGAAGCGGCAGATTGGGCAATTTCGTTTTACATCAAAAATGGCTTCAAGCTGGTACCCGCCGGCGAGAAACGAAACCTGCTCAGCAAATACTGGAACATCCCGGAGCGGCAGATCGAAACATCGGTAGTTCTTAGTAACCTGGGCGGGCCGGGTAGATGA
- a CDS encoding MFS transporter — translation MIPSISQKTALLFAAASGLSVASIYFAQPLLDAIAAEFGIRHSAVGIIITLTQVCYAAGLLLLVPLGDLLNRRRLITGQMLLSVLALLIVGTSSSGIMLSIGIAGVGLLAVAAQTLVAFAASLASPAERGRVVGLVTSGIVIGILLARTFAGLLTDVAGWRSVYLASAGMTLLMAAALYKVLPSVETAKKSLSYLNLIHSVFLLFAHERILRVRAVLAFLIFTAFSILWTPLVLPLSAPPYSLSHTAIGAFGLAGAAGALGAAKAGRLADRGFGQHTTVIALSLLLLSWLPISRAEHSLFVLAIGIIVLDLAVQAVHVTNQSLIFKVRPEARSRLTAGYMIFYSLGSAAGSIASTRIYGYAGWNGVCLLGTLVSALALVFALCSSRIRKDSR, via the coding sequence TTGATCCCTTCAATCTCGCAAAAGACTGCCCTCTTGTTTGCAGCCGCCAGCGGGCTTTCCGTCGCCAGCATCTATTTCGCGCAGCCTTTACTGGATGCCATCGCCGCGGAGTTCGGTATCCGGCATTCTGCAGTCGGCATTATCATCACGCTTACTCAAGTCTGTTATGCGGCAGGACTGCTGCTGCTGGTTCCGCTTGGCGATTTGCTGAATCGGCGCCGCTTAATCACCGGACAGATGCTGTTATCCGTCTTGGCTCTTTTAATAGTTGGAACTTCCTCAAGCGGAATTATGCTGTCCATAGGCATAGCTGGGGTAGGATTACTCGCTGTTGCTGCACAGACACTCGTAGCGTTCGCGGCGAGTCTCGCCTCTCCTGCCGAGCGGGGGCGGGTAGTTGGTCTGGTGACCAGCGGAATCGTGATAGGGATTCTGCTTGCGCGGACTTTTGCGGGTTTATTGACGGATGTGGCGGGTTGGCGGTCAGTGTACCTGGCATCTGCGGGAATGACACTGCTTATGGCCGCTGCCTTGTACAAAGTACTTCCTTCTGTAGAGACCGCCAAGAAATCCTTGTCTTACCTGAATCTGATTCATTCCGTGTTCCTGTTGTTCGCCCATGAACGAATATTGCGGGTGCGCGCCGTACTCGCTTTCTTAATTTTTACCGCTTTCAGCATATTATGGACCCCGCTGGTGCTGCCCCTCAGTGCACCGCCTTATTCACTTTCGCATACCGCTATCGGAGCGTTCGGCCTGGCCGGGGCCGCAGGAGCCTTAGGTGCAGCCAAGGCAGGGAGGCTTGCAGACCGGGGCTTCGGCCAGCACACCACCGTCATCGCCCTAAGTCTCCTGCTGTTGTCCTGGCTGCCGATCAGCCGCGCAGAGCATTCGCTTTTTGTTTTAGCCATAGGTATTATCGTTCTGGATCTGGCGGTACAAGCCGTACATGTCACCAACCAGAGCCTGATCTTCAAGGTGCGGCCCGAAGCACGCAGCAGACTTACTGCCGGTTATATGATTTTCTATTCTCTGGGCAGCGCCGCCGGCTCCATCGCCTCCACCCGGATCTACGGTTACGCAGGATGGAATGGGGTATGCTTGCTGGGCACGCTCGTCAGTGCCCTGGCGCTTGTTTTTGCACTATGTTCTTCCAGAATCCGCAAGGATTCCAGATAA
- a CDS encoding TetR/AcrR family transcriptional regulator — MVRPREFDEEKALHAAMQIFWEKGYEATSLSDLTATMGIQRPSIYSAFGDKKGLFEAALRMYTKSHAASVRASLHKKASVKAAFRAFFEHLVEEEYREEGSNKGCFCINTMVELSPHDAKFEILTREHQMYLAVIFQETLERGMQSGELDSGMDAKGLAQSLVIALIGLTVMMKCRPERNFMDQAVHSMLSSNGLY; from the coding sequence ATGGTACGGCCACGTGAGTTCGACGAAGAGAAGGCGCTGCATGCTGCCATGCAGATCTTTTGGGAAAAAGGCTATGAAGCAACATCGCTAAGCGACCTTACTGCGACAATGGGCATTCAGCGGCCAAGCATCTATTCAGCTTTCGGGGACAAGAAGGGTTTATTTGAAGCTGCCTTGCGGATGTATACCAAATCCCATGCGGCCAGTGTGCGGGCCAGCCTTCACAAGAAAGCTTCTGTGAAGGCAGCCTTCCGCGCTTTTTTTGAACATTTGGTGGAGGAAGAGTACAGGGAAGAAGGTTCGAATAAAGGCTGCTTCTGCATCAACACCATGGTGGAGCTATCACCGCATGATGCGAAGTTTGAGATACTGACCAGAGAACACCAGATGTATCTTGCCGTGATTTTTCAGGAAACGCTTGAACGGGGGATGCAGTCAGGGGAGCTTGATTCCGGTATGGATGCCAAAGGGCTGGCCCAGTCGCTGGTCATTGCACTGATTGGGCTTACTGTAATGATGAAATGCCGTCCCGAGCGGAATTTTATGGATCAGGCTGTACATTCGATGCTTAGCAGTAACGGCTTATATTAA
- a CDS encoding putative RNA methyltransferase, whose product MSATTKKMILAGLMAANPGLFCCPLCASPMSLTECKSLICSNHHCFDLARDGYINLLSRPAGGKYGKELFASRKAIVNSGFFEPVDTYISGLIAGRKLAGNGPHRILDAGCGEGSHLAAIQELAAAGPHQSLLGVGLDISKEGIALAAKNNNTSTIWCVGDLAHSPFGSGQFHTILSILAPSNYAEFQRLLTADGRVIKVIPGQNYLQELRGLLYGRSSRQPNADSEIRERFSETFEITEARHFQYKVSLQPPLLQQLVRMTPLSWAADQNKLQTVLQLNELEISVDLSVLEGRKLPS is encoded by the coding sequence ATGTCCGCAACAACGAAAAAAATGATTCTGGCCGGGCTTATGGCTGCTAATCCGGGACTGTTCTGCTGTCCGCTGTGCGCAAGTCCCATGAGCCTGACCGAGTGTAAAAGCCTGATCTGCAGCAATCATCACTGCTTTGACCTGGCCAGGGACGGATATATCAATCTGCTCTCCCGCCCGGCGGGAGGAAAATACGGCAAAGAGCTGTTTGCCTCCAGAAAAGCAATCGTAAACAGCGGGTTTTTTGAACCCGTTGACACCTATATTTCCGGGCTGATTGCGGGCCGGAAGCTTGCCGGTAACGGTCCACACCGGATTCTCGACGCCGGCTGCGGGGAAGGCTCGCATCTCGCTGCCATTCAGGAACTCGCGGCGGCCGGCCCGCACCAGTCACTGCTTGGAGTGGGACTCGATATCTCAAAGGAAGGCATCGCGCTCGCTGCCAAGAACAATAACACAAGCACCATCTGGTGTGTAGGCGACCTTGCTCATTCACCCTTTGGCAGCGGGCAGTTTCATACGATTCTCAGCATCCTGGCCCCTTCCAATTATGCGGAATTTCAGCGGCTGCTTACTGCTGACGGGAGAGTCATCAAAGTCATTCCCGGACAAAACTATCTTCAGGAGCTACGCGGACTGCTCTATGGACGCTCAAGCAGACAACCGAACGCGGACAGTGAAATCCGTGAACGCTTTAGTGAGACTTTTGAAATCACCGAGGCCCGGCACTTTCAGTACAAGGTCAGCCTACAGCCACCTCTCCTTCAGCAGCTGGTACGTATGACTCCCTTGTCCTGGGCTGCGGACCAAAACAAGCTTCAGACCGTGCTCCAACTGAATGAACTGGAGATTTCGGTGGATCTGAGTGTATTGGAGGGCAGGAAGTTGCCTTCATAA
- the aroB gene encoding 3-dehydroquinate synthase yields the protein MSRTFQVMLKKVVDDSYAIEIGELLFDSLIADLQQGLVPNVSKYAIITDSTVEPLYGRPLLERLRQNGFAAELFSFPAGEASKTRETKALLEDQLLSRAYGRDSCIIAVGGGAVTDLAGFLAGTFGRGVPSLNYATTLLAAADASVGGKTGVNTPVATNLIGLFHQPRKVYIDLAAWRTLPAREFRSGLAETIRHACLGDADFFSYLEENMGKVISDRGQLVLDAGVCEHIALANCRIKYEVVEQDERESNLRQILNLGHTAGRAIEALSGYTLLHGEAVAIGLVVQAKLGVKRGYMTEDQAERLIALLKKAGLPTEMPASIPNRQLVDKMYTDKKVRSGRIRFVFQDGIGAMKRFADGSYSIPVEEADILAALEEMPRV from the coding sequence ATGTCCCGAACCTTTCAGGTGATGCTGAAAAAGGTAGTCGATGACTCCTACGCGATTGAGATTGGGGAGCTGCTGTTCGATTCGCTGATTGCGGATTTGCAGCAAGGATTGGTGCCGAATGTGAGCAAATACGCCATTATTACAGATTCTACGGTAGAGCCGCTCTATGGCCGGCCTTTGCTTGAACGGCTGCGGCAAAATGGCTTTGCGGCTGAATTGTTTTCTTTTCCGGCAGGGGAAGCGTCCAAAACCCGGGAAACGAAGGCGCTGCTGGAGGATCAACTGCTAAGCCGCGCTTACGGGCGGGACTCCTGCATTATCGCTGTAGGCGGCGGGGCGGTGACTGATCTGGCCGGATTTCTGGCCGGAACCTTTGGCCGCGGAGTGCCAAGCCTGAATTATGCGACAACGCTGCTGGCCGCAGCGGACGCATCGGTCGGCGGCAAAACCGGTGTAAATACGCCGGTGGCCACAAATCTGATCGGCCTCTTCCACCAGCCGCGTAAGGTGTACATAGATTTGGCCGCTTGGCGCACCCTTCCCGCACGTGAGTTCAGAAGCGGGCTGGCCGAAACCATCAGGCATGCGTGCCTGGGGGATGCGGATTTTTTCAGCTATCTGGAAGAGAATATGGGCAAGGTCATTTCAGATCGCGGGCAGCTCGTGCTTGATGCCGGGGTCTGTGAGCATATTGCGCTGGCCAACTGCCGGATCAAATACGAAGTCGTAGAGCAGGATGAGCGTGAGAGCAATTTGCGGCAGATTCTGAATCTGGGCCACACCGCCGGACGGGCGATTGAGGCGCTAAGCGGCTATACCCTGCTGCATGGAGAAGCGGTTGCGATCGGGCTGGTTGTTCAGGCTAAGCTGGGAGTGAAGCGCGGATACATGACTGAAGATCAGGCGGAGCGGTTAATTGCGCTGCTGAAGAAGGCGGGATTGCCGACGGAAATGCCGGCTTCCATCCCGAACAGACAGCTGGTGGATAAGATGTATACCGATAAAAAAGTACGCAGCGGCCGCATCCGTTTTGTGTTCCAGGACGGGATCGGCGCGATGAAGCGTTTTGCGGATGGCTCCTATTCCATCCCGGTCGAAGAAGCCGACATCCTGGCTGCGCTGGAAGAGATGCCGCGCGTGTAG
- a CDS encoding ABC transporter substrate-binding protein, translating to MVKLNKLGSFLMITALVTLTACSGTSNGNAPKGNAASNSSASTSEADAAFAKGKYDPPIEISSVLMPKKYVHGDTKENNVHDRWMLETLGIKHKDTWYPANDDQYRQKLQLAISSGEKLPDFVSVPTNAVLTNQLIDSGQFIAIDELFDKYANKILKDHAAAHPELWYPFMRDGKKYNMPILEYTDNDDTLLWLREDWMEKLKLEAPKTIADLENIMDKFKNQNPDGLAPKDVYPLAISLKNKTNTWMGSLDWLFGAYGTIEEQWNKDANGNLEYGSVNPGAKQALAKLKEWMDKGYIHADSALWDEGKSAESWTKGTAGILPGANWVPDWPAPDLLKNVKGSKYKAYPIPAGPDGLIGTKWQNSGVNASIMINKDAKHPEAIFLYYNYLLDNMANPTAGSPYEYGFAKGYDWDIIDGQPTSDKEKIKDFSNEFPFLTGPARIPDLYMKTLVKLANGEKPVTPYEKQMAEFRKPENWAAAKIVMSQQNIRKQNYFTGAATPTMVSKWNLLRQSEMETFNKIIYGKLPVDAFDEFVTNWKANGGDQITKEVNDWYKSVSAK from the coding sequence ATGGTTAAGCTCAACAAATTAGGCTCGTTCCTCATGATTACGGCTCTCGTCACACTTACAGCCTGCAGCGGAACATCGAATGGGAATGCACCAAAAGGCAATGCCGCTTCCAATAGCAGTGCCAGCACGTCTGAAGCCGATGCGGCCTTCGCCAAAGGCAAATACGATCCGCCGATTGAGATCAGCTCCGTATTAATGCCGAAGAAATACGTGCACGGCGACACGAAGGAAAACAATGTACATGACCGCTGGATGCTGGAGACGCTGGGGATCAAACATAAAGATACCTGGTACCCCGCCAATGACGACCAATATAGACAAAAGCTTCAGCTTGCCATCTCCTCCGGCGAGAAGCTGCCTGATTTCGTATCGGTACCGACCAATGCGGTATTAACCAACCAATTGATTGATTCCGGCCAGTTCATTGCGATTGATGAGCTGTTTGACAAGTACGCCAACAAAATCCTGAAGGACCATGCGGCGGCACATCCCGAGCTCTGGTACCCGTTCATGAGAGACGGCAAAAAATATAATATGCCGATCCTGGAATACACCGACAATGACGATACGCTGCTGTGGCTCCGCGAGGATTGGATGGAGAAGCTGAAGCTTGAAGCGCCCAAGACCATCGCCGACCTGGAAAATATTATGGACAAATTCAAGAATCAGAATCCTGATGGTCTGGCTCCCAAAGATGTGTATCCGCTCGCGATTTCACTAAAAAACAAAACTAATACTTGGATGGGCTCGCTGGACTGGCTGTTTGGCGCTTACGGCACCATCGAGGAGCAATGGAACAAGGATGCGAACGGCAATCTGGAGTATGGTTCCGTGAATCCGGGTGCGAAGCAAGCCCTGGCGAAGCTGAAGGAATGGATGGATAAAGGTTATATTCATGCTGACTCCGCACTCTGGGATGAAGGGAAATCAGCCGAAAGCTGGACCAAAGGCACCGCAGGCATTCTGCCAGGGGCCAACTGGGTACCGGACTGGCCTGCTCCCGATCTGCTCAAGAATGTAAAAGGCTCCAAGTACAAGGCCTACCCTATTCCTGCAGGACCGGACGGCCTGATCGGCACCAAATGGCAAAATTCCGGTGTGAATGCCAGCATTATGATCAATAAGGATGCCAAGCATCCGGAAGCTATCTTCCTGTACTACAATTATTTGCTCGACAACATGGCTAATCCGACCGCAGGCAGCCCGTATGAATATGGCTTTGCCAAAGGCTACGATTGGGATATCATTGACGGCCAGCCAACCAGCGACAAAGAAAAGATCAAGGACTTCTCCAATGAATTCCCGTTCCTGACCGGCCCGGCCCGTATTCCTGATCTGTATATGAAGACCCTCGTCAAGCTTGCAAACGGTGAAAAACCGGTAACGCCTTATGAAAAACAAATGGCTGAGTTCCGCAAGCCGGAGAACTGGGCGGCCGCCAAGATCGTAATGTCGCAGCAAAATATCCGCAAGCAGAACTATTTCACCGGTGCAGCCACACCAACGATGGTCTCCAAGTGGAACCTGCTGCGCCAGTCCGAGATGGAAACCTTCAACAAAATCATCTACGGCAAATTGCCGGTCGATGCCTTTGACGAATTCGTCACCAACTGGAAAGCTAACGGCGGCGACCAAATCACGAAGGAAGTCAACGACTGGTACAAGTCCGTATCAGCCAAGTAA